One segment of Aquimarina sp. BL5 DNA contains the following:
- a CDS encoding choice-of-anchor B family protein, whose amino-acid sequence MKKLILLNLIFSSFILQSQTTCDNGMAGSFPCDDYILMSQVSLATMDANEGSDSWGWTDPTNGKEYAIIGLDNGTAFIDISDPINPIYVGKLPSAVASSSWRDVKVYQNHAYIVADFIPIGSHGMQIFDLTRLRNVTNPPETFTADGRYTGFGNAHNIVINEDSGFAYAVGTSRSGPYEGGPIFIDIRDPKNPVDAGGFLSTGGEAYSHDAQAVIYNGPDTDYTGREILIGSNEIEIVIADITDKTNPVTISTIGYTDIGYVHQGWFTEDQRYFLLGDEGDESRVGFNTRTIIFDFEDLDNPKFHFNYTGPTAAIDHNGYVKGNKFYMANYRAGLRVIDISDIANKNISEIGSFDSFPSSNSAAFNGAWSVYPYFDSGNIVISDIESGFLLVRESNTLNVTDFSQKPEFKMYPNPTSSAITIDGINTFDLKKIEIFNVVGKKMREITKFDNSNSITINLEYDPGIYLLRINDVTKKLIVN is encoded by the coding sequence ATGAAAAAACTGATCTTACTAAACTTAATTTTTTCGTCATTTATTTTGCAATCTCAAACTACATGTGATAATGGAATGGCAGGTTCTTTTCCTTGCGATGATTACATTTTAATGTCTCAGGTTTCACTAGCCACTATGGATGCTAATGAAGGAAGTGATAGTTGGGGCTGGACAGATCCTACTAATGGAAAAGAATACGCAATTATTGGGTTAGATAACGGAACCGCTTTTATAGATATATCTGATCCCATAAATCCCATTTATGTCGGAAAACTACCTTCTGCGGTAGCATCTAGCTCGTGGAGAGATGTTAAAGTATATCAAAATCATGCCTATATCGTAGCTGATTTTATACCAATTGGAAGTCATGGAATGCAAATATTTGATTTGACAAGGTTGCGCAATGTAACCAATCCTCCAGAAACCTTTACCGCTGATGGTAGATATACTGGATTTGGTAATGCACACAACATTGTTATTAATGAAGATTCTGGATTCGCATACGCCGTAGGTACTAGTAGATCTGGACCATATGAAGGAGGGCCTATTTTTATTGATATTCGAGATCCTAAAAACCCTGTGGATGCAGGTGGTTTCCTTTCTACAGGAGGCGAAGCCTATAGTCATGATGCGCAAGCAGTAATATACAACGGTCCTGACACAGATTATACAGGTCGTGAAATTCTTATAGGCAGTAATGAAATTGAAATCGTAATTGCTGATATCACGGATAAAACAAACCCAGTAACTATTTCTACAATTGGGTATACTGATATTGGATACGTTCATCAAGGATGGTTTACAGAAGATCAACGTTATTTTTTACTTGGAGATGAAGGTGATGAAAGTAGAGTAGGCTTTAATACCAGAACCATCATTTTTGATTTTGAAGATTTAGATAATCCTAAGTTTCATTTTAATTACACCGGACCTACAGCAGCGATAGATCATAATGGATATGTAAAAGGGAATAAATTTTATATGGCGAATTATAGAGCCGGATTGCGTGTAATTGACATTTCGGATATAGCAAATAAAAATATATCGGAAATTGGTTCTTTTGACAGTTTCCCTTCAAGTAATAGTGCTGCTTTTAATGGTGCCTGGAGTGTGTATCCATATTTCGATAGTGGAAATATTGTGATCAGTGATATCGAATCAGGTTTTTTACTTGTAAGAGAAAGTAATACTTTAAATGTGACAGATTTTTCGCAGAAGCCTGAATTCAAAATGTATCCAAACCCAACAAGCTCCGCAATTACAATAGACGGAATAAACACATTTGACTTAAAAAAAATAGAAATATTTAATGTTGTTGGAAAAAAAATGAGAGAGATTACCAAATTTGATAACTCTAATAGTATAACGATTAATTTAGAATACGATCCTGGAATTTATCTACTCAGGATAAACGATGTTACTAAGAAATTGATTGTTAACTAA
- a CDS encoding choice-of-anchor B family protein → MKKLPLALCFLVFTLICQSQTPCTNGFAGSYPCKDYDLMSTISLSQMNASSGNDSWGWTDTQTSKEYAIIGLNNGTAFIDISNPTNPVYLGKLPTATGNSLWRDVKVYNNHAFIVSEASGHGMQVFDLTRLRNVSNPPANFSADTRYTQFGNAHNIVINEDTGFAYIVGAQRGSGPYNGGPLFVNIQDPKNPTNAGGFLSGGQRAYTHDAQVVTYTGPDSDYSGREILIGSNEIEVVIADITDKSNPVTISTIQYTNIGYTHQGWFTDDMRYFLLGDETDEQGVGFNTRTIIFDFEDLDNPQQHMIYNGPTPAIDHNGYVKGDKFYLANYRAGFRVIDISDIGNTNINEIGYFDTFPSSNSASFNGAWNIYPYFNSGNIVISDIEGGFFLVRKSEPGDGGGGDCPSVVTSFPFNESFESGFGSWQNASSDDLNWTRNSGGTPSTGTGPTSASDGNTYIYVEASGNGTGYPNKNAVLNSPCLDFTNLTSPSLTFQYHMLGSTINNLTVEARTNNQGNWSSIFSRNGAQGSDWNAETIDLSSYSGEASVQLRFSALTGSGSQGWQSDIAIDDVNITDGNTTPPTCDSIDFRDFQITPFSNQDSAGNFVVNNTGTTLSLTNNTWKYIPYNYTVTPNTVIEFEFRSSSQGEIHAVGFENDNSLTSTRYFKVHGTQNYGVTNYDNYSGNNFITYVIPVGSFYTGTMDRLVFINDNDSGSGNTSDFSSVKIYEGSCGRSNNVQIASSNIIPVFGNEDEDIMALKIYPNPVFGQVLEVFLNTDQPASYEIISITGQLISTGNVTKTIDVSSLNSGVYLLKVFNDNSQITKRLIKR, encoded by the coding sequence ATGAAAAAACTACCCTTAGCTTTATGCTTTTTGGTATTTACTCTTATTTGCCAAAGTCAAACACCTTGCACAAATGGATTTGCGGGATCTTATCCATGTAAAGATTATGATCTTATGTCTACAATTTCACTTTCTCAAATGAACGCTAGCTCCGGAAATGACAGTTGGGGATGGACAGATACTCAAACATCTAAAGAGTATGCAATCATTGGCTTAAATAATGGTACTGCGTTTATAGATATCTCTAACCCTACCAACCCGGTTTATCTCGGTAAACTTCCTACTGCCACGGGTAATAGTCTGTGGAGAGATGTTAAAGTCTATAATAACCACGCTTTTATAGTAAGTGAGGCTTCTGGTCACGGTATGCAAGTTTTTGATTTAACTAGATTGCGTAACGTTTCTAATCCTCCTGCAAATTTTTCTGCAGATACCAGATATACACAGTTTGGAAACGCACACAATATTGTAATTAATGAAGATACTGGATTTGCTTATATCGTAGGAGCACAAAGAGGTTCTGGACCATATAATGGTGGTCCATTGTTTGTGAATATTCAAGATCCTAAAAATCCAACTAATGCTGGAGGGTTTTTGTCAGGAGGTCAAAGAGCTTATACTCACGATGCTCAGGTAGTTACTTATACTGGTCCTGATAGCGACTATAGCGGAAGAGAAATTCTTATTGGAAGTAACGAGATCGAAGTCGTAATCGCAGACATCACCGATAAATCAAACCCTGTAACAATTTCTACAATACAATATACAAATATTGGATATACGCATCAAGGGTGGTTCACTGATGATATGAGATATTTTCTATTAGGAGACGAAACAGATGAGCAAGGAGTAGGATTTAATACTAGGACTATCATATTTGATTTTGAAGATTTAGATAACCCTCAGCAACATATGATATACAATGGACCTACTCCAGCTATTGATCATAATGGATATGTAAAAGGAGATAAGTTTTATTTGGCAAATTATAGAGCAGGGTTTAGGGTTATTGATATTTCAGACATTGGAAACACCAACATTAACGAAATTGGATATTTCGATACCTTTCCATCTAGTAATAGTGCTTCTTTTAATGGAGCTTGGAACATATACCCATATTTCAACAGCGGAAATATAGTAATAAGCGATATTGAAGGAGGGTTTTTCTTAGTAAGAAAAAGTGAACCTGGAGATGGCGGAGGAGGTGACTGTCCTTCGGTAGTAACTTCTTTTCCGTTCAATGAAAGTTTTGAATCTGGTTTTGGGTCTTGGCAAAATGCATCTAGTGATGACCTTAATTGGACTAGGAATTCTGGAGGTACTCCTTCCACTGGAACAGGTCCAACTAGTGCTTCAGATGGTAATACTTACATCTATGTAGAAGCTTCTGGTAACGGAACAGGTTATCCAAACAAAAATGCAGTTTTAAATTCTCCTTGTTTAGATTTTACTAATCTTACTTCACCTAGCCTTACATTTCAGTATCACATGTTAGGAAGTACTATTAACAATCTAACAGTAGAAGCAAGAACTAATAACCAAGGAAACTGGTCATCTATTTTTAGCAGAAATGGGGCTCAAGGAAGTGACTGGAATGCCGAAACAATAGATTTATCCTCTTATTCAGGAGAAGCAAGTGTACAATTACGGTTTAGTGCACTAACAGGAAGTGGTTCTCAAGGGTGGCAAAGCGATATCGCAATAGACGATGTAAATATAACGGATGGCAATACTACTCCTCCTACATGTGATAGTATCGATTTTAGAGATTTTCAGATCACTCCATTCTCTAATCAGGACTCTGCCGGTAACTTTGTTGTAAATAATACCGGAACAACACTGTCCCTAACCAATAATACTTGGAAATATATTCCTTATAACTATACAGTCACTCCTAATACCGTAATTGAATTTGAATTCAGAAGCTCATCTCAGGGAGAGATTCATGCTGTTGGTTTTGAAAATGATAACAGCCTAACTTCCACTAGATATTTCAAGGTACACGGTACACAAAATTATGGTGTTACTAATTATGATAACTATTCTGGCAATAATTTTATAACGTATGTAATACCAGTAGGAAGTTTCTACACTGGAACAATGGATCGATTGGTATTTATCAATGATAATGATAGCGGTTCTGGTAATACCTCAGATTTCTCTTCTGTAAAAATCTATGAAGGCTCTTGCGGAAGATCTAATAATGTGCAGATAGCATCCTCTAATATCATTCCTGTTTTTGGTAATGAAGATGAAGATATTATGGCATTAAAAATATATCCAAATCCAGTATTTGGTCAGGTCTTAGAAGTGTTTTTAAATACGGATCAACCAGCATCGTATGAAATTATATCTATTACCGGACAATTGATAAGTACAGGAAACGTTACAAAAACAATAGATGTCTCAAGTTTGAATTCTGGAGTTTATCTTTTAAAAGTTTTTAATGATAACAGTCAGATTACTAAACGTTTAATAAAAAGATAA
- a CDS encoding cytochrome-c peroxidase, which produces MIKNIGYIVFILFGAACSSEKDEYVPIGQNPALEFTIPSNFPEPSYNITLNTPTEKGFELGKKLFYDGRLSSDGVISCGFCHIQDFAFTHHTHIVSHGVNGALGTRNAQPLHNLAFMKEFTWDGAATHLDLQPIIPITAEVEMNESFSSILQKLEEKPEYVELFAEAFEDQKINSENLLKALSQFMIMMISSNSKYDKIERNEGSVFTANEAAGFELFKSKCASCHEGTLFTDQSYRNNGLAVDPQYNDIGRNRVTGLASDLHKFKVPTLRNIELTFPYMHDGRLKTLTDVLNHYSDGLVDSETLDPVFKNTDGAVIGIPMTEEEKDQIIDFLKTLTDDDFLNDNRFSEF; this is translated from the coding sequence ATGATAAAGAATATAGGTTACATAGTATTCATTCTTTTTGGAGCAGCCTGTAGCTCTGAAAAGGATGAATACGTCCCTATTGGTCAAAATCCAGCTTTAGAATTTACAATTCCATCTAATTTTCCAGAACCAAGTTATAATATCACACTGAATACACCTACAGAAAAAGGATTTGAATTAGGTAAAAAACTATTCTATGATGGTCGATTGTCTTCTGATGGAGTGATTTCTTGCGGGTTCTGTCATATTCAGGATTTTGCGTTTACGCATCATACACATATTGTAAGTCACGGTGTAAACGGAGCATTGGGTACACGTAATGCACAACCTTTGCATAATCTTGCTTTTATGAAAGAATTTACCTGGGATGGTGCTGCAACACATTTAGATTTACAACCCATAATACCTATTACTGCAGAAGTAGAAATGAATGAGTCTTTCAGCAGTATTCTTCAAAAACTTGAAGAAAAACCTGAATATGTAGAGTTATTTGCCGAGGCATTTGAAGATCAAAAAATCAACTCAGAAAATCTACTCAAAGCACTGTCACAATTTATGATTATGATGATTTCGTCAAACTCAAAGTATGATAAAATCGAAAGAAACGAAGGTTCCGTTTTTACCGCTAACGAAGCAGCAGGGTTTGAGCTTTTTAAATCTAAATGTGCTTCTTGTCATGAAGGAACATTATTTACAGATCAATCATACCGTAATAACGGCTTAGCAGTAGATCCACAATATAATGATATCGGCAGAAATCGAGTTACTGGTCTTGCTTCTGATTTGCACAAATTTAAAGTTCCTACATTAAGAAATATCGAATTAACCTTCCCGTACATGCACGATGGAAGATTAAAAACACTAACGGATGTCTTGAATCATTACAGCGACGGCCTGGTAGATTCTGAAACACTGGATCCTGTTTTCAAAAACACTGATGGTGCAGTTATCGGAATTCCTATGACTGAAGAAGAAAAAGATCAAATTATCGATTTCTTAAAAACACTAACTGATGACGATTTCCTGAACGATAATCGTTTTTCTGAATTTTAA
- a CDS encoding MbnP family protein, with protein MKKFTLIVLTLITLISCKDDDVNVGIVNLEFKNNVNNNPINLNTTSYTNLSNETYTVSELKYIISNIVLIKENGDEFAYPVADSYFVVNEEISSSKQISLSNINAGAYTKIRFGVGVDQSNYPLNEVANFIPTAEENGMLWSWSAGYKFLKFEGSFTPQGGTAGDFLLHVGSHGTALDNYKEITLDISNTLTIGDGTTSNLSIQADISKIFDSTFTHSLEEKSDIQVDPDSEKIANNVQTMFTILTTN; from the coding sequence ATGAAAAAGTTCACACTAATAGTACTCACTTTAATAACTTTAATTTCTTGTAAGGATGATGATGTTAATGTAGGTATTGTAAACCTAGAGTTTAAAAACAACGTAAACAACAACCCTATTAATTTAAACACAACATCATATACCAACTTAAGTAATGAAACCTATACAGTTTCTGAACTAAAATATATTATTAGTAATATTGTTTTGATAAAAGAAAATGGCGATGAATTCGCTTATCCAGTTGCTGATAGTTATTTTGTGGTAAATGAAGAAATTTCATCTAGCAAGCAAATTTCACTTAGCAATATAAATGCCGGTGCTTACACCAAGATTAGATTTGGTGTAGGAGTTGATCAATCTAACTATCCTCTTAATGAAGTTGCTAATTTTATTCCTACAGCAGAAGAAAATGGAATGTTATGGTCTTGGTCTGCGGGCTATAAATTTCTTAAATTCGAAGGTTCTTTTACTCCTCAGGGAGGAACCGCTGGTGATTTTCTATTACACGTAGGAAGTCATGGAACAGCCTTAGATAATTATAAAGAAATTACATTAGATATATCTAATACACTTACAATAGGAGATGGAACTACATCTAATTTATCAATACAAGCAGACATCTCTAAAATCTTTGATAGTACTTTTACGCATTCTTTAGAAGAAAAAAGTGATATACAAGTTGATCCTGATTCTGAAAAGATTGCAAACAATGTACAAACCATGTTTACTATATTAACAACAAACTAA
- a CDS encoding choice-of-anchor B family protein, translated as MKKYFSVVICFFTLLSVINCSNDDDQTSGNDGNQNANCTNQVSGGIYPSCGIDFVSSISLSTMNASAGNDSWGWTDPSDGKEYVIMCLDNGTAFIDISTPETPVYLGKLPTATQNSSWRDVKVYQNHAFIVSEAAGHGMQVFDLTRLRNVSNPPETFTADARYTGFGNAHNIVINENTGFAYGVGTSTFGGGPHFVNIQDPTNPIAAGGFISDGGDAYSHDAQVVTYNGPDSDYTGREILIGSNQIEIVIADITDKNAPRTISTINYANIGYTHQGWFTENQRFFLLGDELDETSVGFNTRTIVFDFEDLDNPRFHMNYTGPTPSIDHNGYVKGNKFYLANYTAGMRIIDISDISSNSMREISFFDTFPSNNSVSFSGAWNVYPYFESGNIVISDINSGFLLVKEIIP; from the coding sequence ATGAAAAAGTATTTTAGTGTAGTGATTTGTTTTTTCACATTATTATCAGTTATAAACTGTAGTAATGATGATGATCAAACTAGTGGAAATGACGGGAACCAGAATGCAAACTGCACAAATCAAGTGTCTGGTGGGATTTATCCAAGTTGTGGTATTGATTTTGTCTCTTCGATATCTTTAAGTACAATGAATGCTTCAGCTGGAAACGATAGTTGGGGATGGACGGATCCAAGTGATGGTAAAGAATATGTTATTATGTGCCTTGATAATGGTACCGCTTTTATTGATATTTCTACTCCTGAAACTCCTGTGTATTTAGGAAAATTACCCACTGCTACACAAAACAGCTCTTGGCGTGATGTAAAAGTATATCAAAATCATGCTTTTATAGTTAGCGAAGCTGCTGGTCATGGAATGCAGGTTTTTGATTTAACTAGATTAAGGAATGTTAGTAATCCACCGGAAACATTTACTGCGGATGCACGATATACAGGTTTTGGTAATGCACATAATATTGTCATTAACGAAAATACTGGGTTTGCATATGGTGTAGGAACGTCTACTTTTGGTGGCGGTCCACACTTTGTAAATATCCAGGATCCAACGAATCCAATAGCAGCTGGAGGCTTTATTTCTGATGGTGGCGACGCCTACAGTCACGATGCACAAGTGGTAACTTATAACGGACCAGATAGCGATTATACAGGAAGAGAAATTTTGATAGGAAGTAATCAAATAGAAATTGTAATTGCAGATATCACTGACAAAAATGCCCCCAGAACCATCTCTACGATTAATTATGCTAATATAGGATATACTCATCAAGGTTGGTTTACTGAAAATCAGCGATTTTTCTTACTTGGTGATGAACTAGATGAGACAAGTGTTGGCTTTAATACACGCACCATTGTCTTTGATTTTGAAGATCTTGACAATCCAAGATTTCATATGAATTATACAGGCCCTACACCTTCTATTGACCATAATGGTTATGTAAAGGGAAATAAATTTTATTTGGCCAATTATACCGCTGGTATGAGAATCATTGATATTTCTGATATAAGTTCTAATTCGATGCGCGAAATCAGTTTTTTCGACACTTTTCCTTCAAATAATAGTGTAAGTTTTAGTGGCGCGTGGAACGTTTATCCCTATTTTGAAAGTGGAAATATTGTGATCAGCGATATAAATTCTGGATTCCTCTTAGTAAAAGAAATCATACCTTAA